From one Microbacterium sp. 10M-3C3 genomic stretch:
- a CDS encoding 4-hydroxybenzoate 3-monooxygenase has protein sequence MTTTRTRVAIVGAGPAGLLLSHLLAASGIESIVIDSRTREEIETTIRAGILEQGTVEILTASGASDRVLTVGHRHDGIELRFAGEGHRIDFPSLVGRSVWLYPQHEVLKDLVAARLAGGQDLRFGVTAERVDDAESAHPRIIAREADGTELVIEADVVVGADGSRSVARAAVTGSSTGGYFREYPFAWFGILCEAPPSSDELIYSNSPEGFALISQRSATVQRMYFQCDPDTDTAAYSEAELWDALQKRVPGTTLKEGPIFQRDVLRFRSFVAHELRRGRVVLIGDAAHTVPPTGAKGMNLAVADVIVLEKALRALLLDGDERLLDAFPATALSRIWKAQHFSWWMTSMLHVARDASDFDRRRQLGELRSVVESEAGQTYLAEAYTGWPL, from the coding sequence ATGACCACCACCCGCACCCGCGTCGCGATCGTGGGCGCCGGCCCCGCCGGCCTCCTGCTGTCGCACCTGCTCGCCGCGTCCGGCATCGAGTCGATCGTCATCGACTCCCGCACGCGCGAGGAGATCGAGACGACGATCCGCGCCGGCATCCTCGAGCAGGGCACGGTCGAGATCCTCACCGCGTCCGGCGCATCCGATCGCGTGCTCACCGTCGGGCACCGGCACGACGGCATCGAGCTGCGTTTCGCGGGCGAAGGGCACCGCATCGACTTCCCGTCCCTCGTCGGCCGGTCGGTATGGCTCTACCCGCAGCACGAGGTGCTGAAAGACCTCGTCGCCGCGCGCCTCGCCGGCGGGCAGGACCTGCGCTTCGGCGTGACGGCCGAGCGCGTCGATGACGCCGAGTCGGCGCATCCGCGGATCATCGCGCGCGAAGCGGACGGCACCGAGCTCGTCATCGAGGCCGACGTCGTCGTCGGCGCCGACGGCTCCCGCAGCGTCGCCCGCGCGGCCGTGACCGGGTCGTCGACCGGCGGGTACTTCCGCGAGTACCCGTTCGCGTGGTTCGGCATCCTGTGCGAGGCACCGCCGAGCTCCGACGAGCTCATCTACAGCAACTCCCCCGAGGGCTTCGCGCTCATCAGCCAGCGATCGGCGACCGTGCAGCGCATGTACTTCCAGTGCGATCCCGACACCGACACCGCCGCCTACAGCGAGGCCGAGCTGTGGGACGCGCTGCAGAAGCGCGTGCCGGGCACGACGCTCAAGGAGGGCCCGATCTTCCAGCGCGACGTGCTGCGATTCCGCAGCTTCGTCGCGCACGAGCTGCGCCGCGGCCGCGTCGTGCTCATCGGCGACGCGGCGCACACCGTGCCGCCGACCGGCGCGAAGGGCATGAACCTCGCCGTCGCCGACGTGATCGTGCTCGAGAAGGCGCTGCGGGCGCTGCTGCTCGACGGCGACGAGCGCCTGCTCGACGCCTTCCCCGCGACCGCGCTGTCGCGCATCTGGAAGGCGCAGCACTTCTCGTGGTGGATGACGAGCATGCTGCACGTCGCGCGGGATGCGTCGGACTTCGACCGTCGACGCCAGCTCGGCGAGCTGCGCAGCGTCGTGGAGTCCGAGGCCGGCCAGACCTACCTCGCCGAGGCGTACACCGGCTGGCCGCTCTGA